From the Streptomyces syringium genome, one window contains:
- a CDS encoding class I SAM-dependent methyltransferase, with protein MSDKDFDWAAMADLLELEGETHSPYVRQALEELGDLAPRRILDIGSGPGVAACRMAARFPQAEVTAVDGSPELLARAGERAERLGVRLRTQVADFPEGLADLGTADLVWSGQVVHHVGDQQGALDRLAGLLEPGGVLAVVEGGLPARQLPRDLGFGRPGLQTRLDVMMAERYNRMRDELPGSVAVVEDWPGMLRAAGLTGVRSRTFLVDHPAPLADGPRQSVRSTLERQRKMLDELLDAEDLATLDRLLDPADPAGIEKREDLFLLTAKTVHFGRRS; from the coding sequence ATGAGCGACAAGGACTTCGACTGGGCCGCGATGGCCGATCTGCTGGAACTCGAGGGCGAGACCCACAGCCCCTACGTACGCCAGGCCCTGGAGGAGCTGGGGGACCTCGCGCCTCGGCGGATCCTGGACATCGGCAGCGGCCCCGGGGTCGCGGCCTGCCGGATGGCCGCACGCTTCCCGCAGGCCGAGGTCACCGCCGTGGACGGGTCACCGGAGCTGCTGGCCCGCGCCGGGGAACGGGCCGAGCGGCTCGGGGTCCGGCTGCGCACACAGGTGGCCGACTTCCCGGAGGGCCTCGCCGACCTGGGCACGGCGGACCTGGTGTGGTCGGGGCAGGTCGTGCACCACGTCGGTGACCAGCAGGGCGCGCTGGACCGGCTGGCCGGGCTCCTCGAGCCCGGTGGTGTGCTGGCCGTCGTCGAGGGCGGCCTGCCGGCCCGCCAGCTCCCCCGCGACCTGGGCTTCGGCCGTCCCGGGCTGCAGACCCGGCTGGACGTGATGATGGCCGAACGGTACAACCGGATGCGCGACGAGCTGCCCGGATCGGTGGCGGTGGTCGAGGACTGGCCCGGCATGCTGCGGGCCGCGGGGCTGACCGGGGTCCGCAGCCGGACGTTCCTCGTGGACCACCCCGCGCCGCTGGCCGACGGGCCGCGGCAGTCGGTGCGGAGCACGCTGGAGCGGCAGCGCAAGATGCTCGACGAGCTCTTGGACGCGGAGGACCTGGCGACGCTGGACCGGCTGCTCGACCCGGCCGACCCGGCGGGTATCGAGAAGCGCGAGGACCTGTTCCTGCTGACCGCGAAGACCGTGCACTTCGGGCGGCGGTCCTAG
- a CDS encoding helix-turn-helix domain-containing protein codes for MEDVLAAVGTRLKHIRRQRNCTLAALSQTTGISVSTLSRLESGQRKPSLELLLPIAHAHQVPLDELVGAPPVGDPRVRLKPIRRGDSTVVPLTRQPGGLQAFKMVIAATRSTPEPRTHEGYEWLYVLSGKLRLVLAEHDTVLTAGEVAEFDTRLPHWFGSAGEAPVEIISLFGPQGERMHVRAKPHGG; via the coding sequence ATGGAAGACGTGCTCGCCGCCGTTGGTACGCGGCTCAAACACATCCGCCGGCAGCGCAACTGCACCCTCGCGGCGCTGTCGCAGACCACCGGCATCTCCGTCAGCACCCTGTCCCGGCTGGAGTCCGGGCAGCGGAAGCCGAGCCTGGAGCTGCTGCTGCCGATCGCGCACGCCCACCAGGTGCCGCTGGACGAGCTGGTCGGCGCGCCGCCCGTCGGCGACCCGCGCGTGAGGCTGAAGCCGATCCGGCGCGGTGACTCGACCGTGGTGCCGCTGACCCGGCAGCCGGGCGGGCTCCAGGCGTTCAAGATGGTCATCGCCGCCACCCGCAGCACGCCCGAGCCGCGCACGCACGAGGGGTACGAATGGCTCTACGTACTCAGCGGGAAGCTGCGGCTCGTGCTCGCCGAGCACGACACCGTGCTCACGGCGGGGGAGGTCGCGGAGTTCGACACCCGGCTGCCGCACTGGTTCGGGAGCGCCGGGGAGGCGCCGGTGGAGATCATCAGCCTGTTCGGGCCGCAGGGCGAACGGATGCACGTCCGCGCGAAGCCCCACGGCGGCTGA